The Scheffersomyces stipitis CBS 6054 chromosome 5, complete sequence genome contains the following window.
GTCTGGGCTTTGTATGGAACAAAGTCTTGAAtacattctcttcttcctgatCATCTCCAAAAACGACTCTGAGTCCTGACAAAACTACATCGTCTTTAGAGCTGATTTGTTCATCTACCAAGAATAAACCAATCTCTTTGTACAATCCATTCTGTTTTCGGATCGACAAGGGCGAATCTACGGAGTACAATTGTTTAAATACGACTCCAGACCCGGAATTATATGACAAGTCAAAGTTGATCGAATCCTTCAATTCACTTGATTTTTCGAGATTAAGAATTGAAACATCTAATCGAGGCCTTTCAGCACTGTGGAAATGCAAAGCATTTACTGATTTGGTCCAATTTTCTTTGTTGACTTCTATGTCTAacaatttgttcaagagGCTCCTGACCTGGCCAAAGAACTCTTGCTTATCTTCATCGGTTTTCACGTGCTGAGGAGTCACATATACATTGACGCCTTCGGATAAGCGGTAGTTGAAGACGCGGTCTTCTGGAAACAGGTTGTCGCTGCTTTGGATACGCAATTGCTTAACAAGATCGAATTTCAGAAATGCCAGAGACTGCGAAACAGTGTATTTGTTCTCTACTAAGAAGAAGCTATTTTCAGCAGGTTGCACAGCAAACTCGGCCTGGTCTGCTTTCTGAACCACATTGTCGTGAGTGGATAAAGGGTTGAAAATGGTAGTTCTCTGTCTGAACATTCTGAGATTGTTGGAGAATGTAAAGCAATGAAAGTCTGATCTGAAAAGTACACAAATAGTTTAACTGGGGACTCATAGAGCTTAACTATGTCGAACCAAAATGCAAATCTGTGGATATCGTGGATCCATATGCAGGTAATTTTCACTCCCACTATACTCTCTCTTTATTCAACCTTCTATTCCTATATCTTCCTCGAATCTCTAATTTCCACTTCTACATTCTTACAAACATACATTTCTTATATTCTCAACTTTTATATATTGTAATATCCTTCGAGTCTACATCTGGCCTAGAACATCTCTCCTAGACCGTACTCTTTATCTATTTGTAGATGCAACTCCATCAGAAGTAGTCTGACTCACGTCTCTATAATACATGTTCTATAATTCATCTTTCTCGTGCAGCAACTTCTGTGCCTTACCCCCAGCTACAAGGATCTTGTACTGGATGAATAAATCTCCGTAATCATCATTATGGTCCTGGTGCTCATCCAACAATGGCATCCCCTTGCCCTTGATGATCTCTACTTCTCCGTCTGTAACCCTGACACCtttttctctcttcaacGTAAGAACGTTATCTTCGGCATCCAAAAATGCAATCTTTCTCTCCCAGCCTCCTTCGATGGATTCGTTCAAAGTCAAGACTTCTGTTCTGTACAAATTACTATGGATCCGTCTGTAGCCCCAGCTCTTGACGAACTCCTCGCGGACATTAATAATCAAGTCGCCGGGAACCCAGTCTGGATTCCTGTCACCTTCGCCATGCAAAACAATGTTGGAATCGCGCGGCTGGCCCGGTTTGATGTATACTTCATAATGTCTGGGTCCAGCATGGACACCCTTTCCTGAGCAGGAGCCACATTTATGGGCTATAGTCTTACCCTTACCTCCGCACTGGTCACATTGCATTCTGACCTGTTGAACCATACCGGGAGCAAGCTGATGACGAACTGTCACTACTCCGGCACCCTTGCACTTGTCACATGTATGGGTTTGTCTATCCTTTGATCCAGTACCCTCACATTTCTCACAGATGTTCATCATCTCAACATCAaactccaacaactttcCATTATAGAAATCGCCAAGTGCTACATGCAAGTTTACTTGTGTGCTGTCACCCTTACGTACTCTCTGGCCGCCTTGACCACCACCACCGTGACCTCCAAAGAATTGTCCAAACATATCTCCAAAATCAAACTGGAACTCCTGGTTAGACGGTCCTCCGTTGGCGTCACCAAATTTGTCGTAGTTTGATCTCTTTTCGGAATTGCTCAAAACGTCGTAAGCTTCACCCACTTCCAAAAACTTCTCGTGTGCTTCTTCACTGCCAGGATTCTTATCTGGATGGTATTTCAAACTCAACTGTCTATAGGCCAGCTTGATCTCTTTTTCGCCAGCATCCTTGTTCACTCCAAGAATCTGATAATAGTCCTTTTGCGCAGCCGCAATAAGAAGTGCGAAGTTTACGAAAAGCACTGCTAGTATCGTGACAACTCTCATTGCGCTCTACAAGTGTTCTCTTTTGCTGGAGTAAATAAAAGGTGTAGGAGTTGCAATATTTTTCATACACGTCAACATTTAAATCGTTCTGACATTATGGAAAACCGGTATATGCAGTCCTGTTAGATCTAAATGTATAGCGATTTTCGAAGAATTCTATCTTTAATGAGGCAGAGAAGTTGACTATAAATTGTATAGGATTCATTTGGTCTTCGGAAAGGATAAGGGAGATCTCAAATTCTCTTTATTCCGTTTCTATCAAAGCCAGTCCAACTATCCCCCATAAAATTTCTGGAGATATACAAAACTTTGTATCTGATTGTTGGTTTACGGCTGTGTCATGTGACCCAACTAACTAAAGATAGACGGTTCGGTTATCTTGGAGATTTTATGGTAGCGCTGAATATGTATTTTTGGAATGGCTTATTCTTACGACGGTGTTGTATTACTGGTTTCACTTAGTTGGGTGGTCTTCGTTGTCCTACCAGCTTTTGATCGTATAACTCTACTCAGCAAACAAAATGCATATGCTACGAAATTCCGTGCAACTTTCAAAAATCTTATTGCAATTATCATAAGACCTTTTTTCGCATTCTCCAGCTTATCCCACAGTTTAGCCGAAAGTTGGGGAAACTTCTTCCGTCAGAATCTTTTTTATATaattcatttttcattccagttattcttttcttgcttttcttccacTCTCGATGCTGTGGTATGCTTGTTCTGTAGCAGTACGCTTTGtaggaaaagaagataccCATGCTACTTCCGGAATCCATTTGGTGCAGAGGTCTGAGGCTGGTTCTGTGATTTCTGACTTTGTGCTCACGGTAGGCTACTTTGCACAGCTTGACAGCTTGCGGGTTCTTGTTAACTCTTCAAACAACGCTAAGAGCTCATTGAAGGAAATCTTTTGGTATCCTGGAAAACTTGTTGCTCAGTATGGCATCGCACTGAATATGGAGGTGTTGGACGAGTTGCGCTTTTTCAAGTCCTCCAGCTTTCACTTGATTCCCAACGATATTCTCAACAGACAGACCTTGGGCAACTTGTCTTTGTTGCACATCGAGCTTGGATCAGCTGCTCGGAACGAATACTTTGCCAATAGTACGTATGAGCCAATCAGCTTCGACTGGAAGGTTCTGACAACTGTCGGGCTGAGCATTGTTATAGTGCTGTCCCCGTTCAACTTCACTAATTCGCTACTATTTTCGAATTTTCTCTCCAGTGGAACAGTCATATATTCATTTCCTGGCGGTGTAGGCTACTTGACGGATATAAAGTACTTGGAGAACATGTGCGGAGCTGTGGTGAACCGAGCTGACAAGCCTTCAGTATCACTCGGTTTGGTATTAGGTAGCTTGAGAAAGCAGAATGGCGATGGTGATCTCATGATGATCTTGTCGTGGAAGATAATACGAGACTTGATGGTGAAACACCAGCCTGCTGGGCGTGAAGCTCCACAGCTTCACAATAATAAATTGGCTAGCAAAATCCCCTCTGTGGTCCGAGAGCCTAGGGAAGTCGAGTGGATCAAGAACTTTACCGTCTCGCATAGTACTTCTGTCTTTCCCATTCGTATTACTACTGCTAGTGACAATTCGTGGGGTACTTGTATCTACTATAACGAGACAACACTAGTAACTAACTTCCACGTTCTCAAGCCGTTTGTAGAATCGGACTCGGCAGATGCCAGGTGCGATATCTTTCTCTCGAATGCGGTGATTCTCACACTAACACAAGACGATTTGATATTCACGCCGTTCAAGGCAATCGATCTCTCGTTCATCAAGCTATCTCCGAAGAACTTGTCCCTCTTGACCAATAGTAACAAAGATTACGAGCCAGTTAAGCCAACTTACGATTATAAAGTCGGTCAAAAAGTCACTTCCAAGAGCTTTGGCTTATTCCTCAATACCACCAACGTCAAAGCTTTGGAATCAAAAGGAATAGTAAATAGCATATTTCAATTGGCTCTTCATGATGACGGGAAAGCCACCATTAATTCCGTCATCATCACATCCTCGTCTTGCTGGAATGGCTCCTCGGGTGGTGCTATTCATTTGAACAGCGATAACAGCTTTATTGGTATCATCTGCTCGAACGCACAGGTCAAGCTCCCGCTTTTAGATGTGGAgctggaagaagacaagatcGAAAAGCTTCTGCGATTCTCTTTTGTCTTACCGGTACAACTTATAGACTACAGTTACAATTACGTAATGAACAAAAGTGCTGGTCCAGTTCATCTAAGTGGACAGATTCGCGATTCATGGCAACTCAAGACTTTTCATGAAGACATAGTTCTTGAACCAACGAAGTTATGAGTGAATATATAGATTATATTAGGTATCAAAAAATTAATCTTATCGATGTTAGCATTTATACGTATACATATTCGCAAATCAATAAATCTATCATTATAACATTAAGGTGTAAATTACTTTATATAATTACATAGGTCATATGGGTATGTTAATAATATACTTCTACTCTCTAGTCCTTGTGAACAATGTTGCTCACCAAAGTTTGCATACTCTTGCTATCGTTGGACTGAGTATTTGCCTGTTCGTCTTCTgagatcttgttggaaaagcTTCCACTTTTCGGCAAGATAGGAGGCAACAAGAGCATATCACTAGCATTTGGTTTGGGGTTGCTGGGAGAAGCATTGGTACCATTTCCATTCATACTCATGCCTGGGGTTGCCAAGATAGGAGGTAGTGGTGGGTACGTTGAATATGAAGAGTAATGgttcatcttgttgtttccGTTAATAGCCACTTTGAATTTAGGATTATTATTAGAGGGAACAACACCATTCGTAGCTGAAGAATTAGCAATGATAGGTGATTGTGATTGGTACTGGCCCTCACCACGGGTGTGTGAATTGCCCAATATCCCCAATGTTATGGAGTTGGATCTTCTATAATTGCTTGTGTTGTATTCTGGATAGTTGTATGTTACCATTGGGTTGGGTGCATTGGCTGTGGTTGGGGTAATACTCGCATTGGCAGCTGGTGGAGGGTAGAACACTTCGTGGCTCAAAATGATCTTGTCTTCCTTGGTGGATTTAGCCAATTCAGACTGgtccaagtcgttgatgaaTTTGTCCAAGGTGACTCTCAAAAGAGCCAAGTTGGTGCTTGTTGTGTTGCTGGTGGGTGCGTATtttctgttgctggtttCTCTGATGAAATCTAACCATGACTCGAAGATGGTGTCaaacttcatcttgacAATCCAAAACCACTTATTATTGAACGCAAAGTTTTCGTGGTAACTGATTTCGCTGTTTACAATGGCTGCAGCAGCAGATAATGCcatgttggagttggaatTAGAGTTTGACACCAATGATGCAGAAGACATACGTGGAGAGGTGTTTGTTGGTGAAGGCATGTCCAAGTTTAAGGTGTTGCTTAAGCAGCTCTTGTTGTCcatcaacaaaaagatgagattttgcaatatgTAGTTCTCATTgaacaagtcgttgttgcTCCAGATCATtaacaagatcttgttcatAATCAAGTACCATTCTACCAAAAACAAATTGAGGTTATTCAATTgtaagaagttgaactccTTGATGTTGATCAAACCGAGGTTCAAGTAGTTCGTGAAAAACACAATAGGGAAACTGATGATgctcaagttgttgttgatatcGATGGAGTTCTGTTtgtagttgaagaagttcttgagcctgatttccaagttggacGCGGCAGGATTCACGAAGAAATCCTGTAACGTTTGGTTAATGGGAtagttcaagttgatctcCTGCAAGGTCAAGTTCAATAATTCCCAGTTGTAGTACAGTTGTGggatgaagatgtagtTGCTCAAAAGCTCGTGGAACTTCAAAGGGCTGCTAATAATCACGCTCTTTTTGAACAACTCAAAGAGTTTCATCAACGAGAAGTCCACATTATGCAACTGTCTGCTTGTGTTGTGGATGTTGAttgacttgttgatgagAATGATAGAGTTGTGTAAAcagttcttgttgttgaagatcaagaagttgtcgcCCTTgacaaacttcttcaactcgttggatAACGTGCTAATGAtgatcatcttcaagaagtcctCGTCGTAGTCTAACTCTACCAATGACTTGGAGAACTTTAGCATTAAAGTGCGCAATGTCTCTTTGCCCTTGACAGACTTGTTTAGGAAAAACGAGTAAAACTTCGGAGGTTGGCCCTGTAAGTATTGTGAGAGCAAGATGTAGatgttccagaagagattgatgTTCAAATCTATCAAGTTCTCgttggagttgttcaagtccttcaagttggataTGATGATATAACTAATGTCGTTCAAATAGTTAAGGATGATTTCATTATTGACAAAGGcactgtcttcttcatcatctgtGCTAGCACTGAATGCTTCGAGATTGTAGTTGAGGTATATATACGACAACAAatacaagttgttcaagatctcGATCTGGTCGAGTAaattgttattgttgttgtagttgggGATGAGCTTCTTGATCAATAAGTACCACGCcatcttgaagtacttgaacgacttgttgtAATTGTTGTTTGTAATGTATCCCATGGAAATGACGGAGTA
Protein-coding sequences here:
- a CDS encoding predicted protein; this encodes LSMSWYACSVAVRFVGKEDTHATSGIHLVQRSEAGSVISDFVLTVGYFAQLDSLRVLVNSSNNAKSSLKEIFWYPGKLVAQYGIASNMEVLDELRFFKSSSFHLIPNDILNRQTLGNLSLLHIELGSAARNEYFANSTYEPISFDWKVSTTVGSSIVIVSSPFNFTNSLLFSNFLSSGTVIYSFPGGVGYLTDIKYLENMCGAVVNRADKPSVSLGLVLGSLRKQNGDGDLMMILSWKIIRDLMVKHQPAGREAPQLHNNKLASKIPSVVREPREVDDNSWGTCIYYNETTLVTNFHVLKPFVESDSADARCDIFLSNAVILTLTQDDLIFTPFKAIDLSFIKLSPKNLSLLTNSNKDYEPVKPTYDYKVGQKVTSKSFGLFLNTTNVKALESKGIVNSIFQLALHDDGKATINSVIITSSSCWNGSSGGAIHLNSDNSFIGIICSNAQVKLPLLDVESEEDKIEKLSRFSFVLPVQLIDYSYNYVMNKSAGPVHLSGQIRDSWQLKTFHEDIVLEPTKL
- the ADR1.2 gene encoding ADR1-like Zn finger domain protein (ADR1-like Zn finger domain at N-terminus all other portion of the protein has changed as compared to Saccharomyces cerevisiae~go_component nucleus~go_function nucleic acid binding; zinc ion binding~go_component nucleus~go_function nucleic acid binding; zinc ion binding), producing the protein MTTQKKYICAFCARAFTRSEHKQRHERSHTNEKPFHCMHCTSSFVRRDLLQRHCRTVHNSQMASAANGAQPKTEAASSGPAPAPPLAPAPAQIQVAQAAASAHSGPNQVQTFQHNQGQNQVHDQSQMIQNQNQNQNQIQNPNYLHNNQDSTPMLNSSSIALTIFNGLGSTASNSSEDNINDIEPLSIDNRNDLSPTSHNSHHHNSGLVPNAKRRKKTHEKNVDDIVTLSTANGIVSNGNGNSAKDGLNHDLIHLLSIAKKLESLLISYDISNESNSLNDHFLIGYINLQQASGNYPIFDKMLKDLIYYLNSYNSNKSNSPTLRQSSSGIHSPIPGSQPNNFKIGIIYSVISMGYITNNNYNKSFKYFKMAWYLLIKKLIPNYNNNNNLLDQIEILNNLYLLSYIYLNYNLEAFSASTDDEEDSAFVNNEIILNYLNDISYIIISNLKDLNNSNENLIDLNINLFWNIYILLSQYLQGQPPKFYSFFLNKSVKGKETLRTLMLKFSKSLVELDYDEDFLKMIIISTLSNELKKFVKGDNFLIFNNKNCLHNSIILINKSINIHNTSRQLHNVDFSLMKLFELFKKSVIISSPLKFHELLSNYIFIPQSYYNWELLNLTLQEINLNYPINQTLQDFFVNPAASNLEIRLKNFFNYKQNSIDINNNLSIISFPIVFFTNYLNLGLINIKEFNFLQLNNLNLFLVEWYLIMNKILLMIWSNNDLFNENYILQNLIFLLMDNKSCLSNTLNLDMPSPTNTSPRMSSASLVSNSNSNSNMALSAAAAIVNSEISYHENFAFNNKWFWIVKMKFDTIFESWLDFIRETSNRKYAPTSNTTSTNLALLRVTLDKFINDLDQSELAKSTKEDKIILSHEVFYPPPAANASITPTTANAPNPMVTYNYPEYNTSNYRRSNSITLGILGNSHTRGEGQYQSQSPIIANSSATNGVVPSNNNPKFKVAINGNNKMNHYSSYSTYPPLPPILATPGMSMNGNGTNASPSNPKPNASDMLLLPPILPKSGSFSNKISEDEQANTQSNDSKSMQTLVSNIVHKD
- a CDS encoding predicted protein, whose product is MFRQRTTIFNPLSTHDNVVQKADQAEFAVQPAENSFFLVENKYTVSQSSAFSKFDLVKQLRIQSSDNSFPEDRVFNYRLSEGVNVYVTPQHVKTDEDKQEFFGQVRSLLNKLLDIEVNKENWTKSVNALHFHSAERPRLDVSILNLEKSSELKDSINFDLSYNSGSGVVFKQLYSVDSPLSIRKQNGLYKEIGLFLVDEQISSKDDVVLSGLRVVFGDDQEEENVFKTLFHTKPRHRYIDTGIDSHIEENGLHPLLHTSFAQEVTPPEDSDVQECNLYYYVSLNKSLIFDEFQSIPNGAKLVVNQGSRDLELPEYKVGEWGNEVLFEFANFSAPSIDFPLHSRYQKPSNETDSTEIYNSLPLIFYGCSVRDDYLLDKSPFDTKQTIGGNYESYFTNDTVFYHFTHNSGSSVVVNVPHGTSDFDSVNTITTIAVVIGSAIILFSLLKASFRSSTLSEKKKQ
- the SCJ1 gene encoding dnaJ homolog in endoplasmic reticulum (go_process protein folding); translation: MRVVTILAVLFVNFALLIAAAQKDYYQILGVNKDAGEKEIKSAYRQLSLKYHPDKNPGSEEAHEKFLEVGEAYDVLSNSEKRSNYDKFGDANGGPSNQEFQFDFGDMFGQFFGGHGGGGQGGQRVRKGDSTQVNLHVALGDFYNGKLLEFDVEMMNICEKCEGTGSKDRQTHTCDKCKGAGVVTVRHQLAPGMVQQVRMQCDQCGGKGKTIAHKCGSCSGKGVHAGPRHYEVYIKPGQPRDSNIVLHGEGDRNPDWVPGDLIINVREEFVKSWGYRRIHSNLYRTEVLTLNESIEGGWERKIAFLDAEDNVLTLKREKGVRVTDGEVEIIKGKGMPLLDEHQDHNDDYGDLFIQYKILVAGGKAQKLSHEKDEL